Within Oscillatoria nigro-viridis PCC 7112, the genomic segment TTTACAATGGGGTTTATTCAGTCTTTAATTCAACAAAACCAAATTCATTTAATTGTTTACGATATAGAGCAGGAGGCGATCGCACAATGGCAAATGTAGACCTTTACAGACAACACATCCAAAATCTGCTCTCCCAACACGCCAGTCTGGTGTGGGATGAGCGAATTCAGGCTCAAACTATCTTTGATACCGAGCGCGATCATTATCAATTAGTATATGTGGGCTGGCGCAATCAGCGGCGAATTTATGGCCCAGTTTTGCACCTGGATATTATGGACAATAAAATTTGGATTCAGCAGGATGGAACAGAGGTAGGTATTGCCAACGAACTTGTAGAATTAGGAGTTCCTAAGCAAGACATTATACTTGGTTTTGACCCCCCTAATATGCGACAATTAAGTGACTTTGCTATTGGATAAGTTACGCTTAAGGGTTAAAAAAATTAGCTATTTTTAAGGCTACTTTTTTTAATAGTTAACCGCTTTCGTCAGCTTGCATAATTTTGGCAATTGGGTGTTAGATTTCGTACTTGAACTTAACATCCGGTTGCTGGCGCGTAATTCCTGCATCTATTGCTTTCGCCAATGCGCCTCAACTCCTCGCCCCCGACATTCCAAACGCCCAGGATCCCTCTCCCGTCGCAATAGGTTAATAAGGGGAGGGGGAAGGAAGGATAAGTTTTCGCTTTTTTTCAATAAAAGCTAACAATAACCTGGATTTTTCCGTCCCTTTACCTTCCCAAGTAATCAGCTTTTTCTCCCCTTCCCCTTCCCCTTGTTAATTGCATCCAATACACTGGCCGTTTTAGTTCCTTTTGCGGATGTAACATATCCTACCCGCTGCTCAAATTCCCGATAAGCTGATAGTAGCATGACTCCCAAGAAATACTCCCAGGCCTGGTAATAGAAAGAATGTGGTTATAATTAGTGTGAATTGTAGTTAGCACGTCCCGATAGCCCGCAATTTCTTGTTCTGAACAATCGCGCGGCGTTGTTTTTTCTGTTACTAATTTCTTAATCCGTTCTAGCGGCACTGTAATGCCTTCAATGCGGTTAGAAGATTCGGTACTCTGAATAACCGCAGCTTGGCGCAAAGTGCCTAAAAC encodes:
- a CDS encoding XisI protein, whose product is MANVDLYRQHIQNLLSQHASLVWDERIQAQTIFDTERDHYQLVYVGWRNQRRIYGPVLHLDIMDNKIWIQQDGTEVGIANELVELGVPKQDIILGFDPPNMRQLSDFAIG